The following are encoded in a window of Pseudomonas sp. JQ170C genomic DNA:
- a CDS encoding heavy metal sensor histidine kinase, producing the protein MLSQSSLVKRLTLMIMFAVIAVLAVAGISFNMLSQHHFRMLDEQALFEKLESTRHILSIQAPGARLEGLRPQLSALLGAHQDLTAEILNSDGAVLFSDLKTVQIPDRYKRAEKETMWEWQDESHNFRGVTSHVKIPGDLAPGTVMLMLDITSHAHFFETLQRWFGVGLVISALVSAGLGWLVAKSGLRPVEQITKVATSMSARSLQERIPLEPVPLELQELILSFNGMLARLDDAFVRLSNFSADIAHELRTPVSNLLTHTEVVLTRKRDLDAYEENLYSNLEDLKRMSRMIDDMLFLAKADNGLIIPEQVDIKLEDLVSKLFEYYQLLAEDRGVRLSLHGRGIITGDRLMIDRAVSNILSNAMRYTPEGKEIAVEIQHSADQVTLTIRNSGATIDSQHINKIFDRFYRADPARREGGPNNAGLGLAITRSIVEAHKGRVWCTSSEGLTAFHFAFPADQQEAAG; encoded by the coding sequence ATGCTGTCACAGTCCTCACTCGTCAAACGTCTGACCTTGATGATCATGTTCGCGGTCATCGCTGTACTGGCGGTCGCAGGCATCAGCTTCAACATGCTGAGCCAACATCACTTCCGAATGCTCGATGAACAAGCGCTATTCGAGAAGCTGGAGTCGACAAGACACATCCTGTCGATCCAGGCACCGGGAGCAAGGCTTGAAGGGCTACGACCGCAACTAAGCGCATTATTAGGCGCCCACCAGGATCTGACGGCGGAGATCCTCAACTCAGACGGTGCTGTACTGTTTTCAGATCTCAAAACCGTGCAGATCCCCGATCGTTACAAGCGTGCTGAAAAAGAAACCATGTGGGAATGGCAGGACGAATCCCATAACTTCCGCGGCGTCACGTCTCACGTCAAGATCCCAGGCGACCTAGCCCCCGGCACCGTCATGCTGATGCTGGATATCACCAGCCATGCGCATTTCTTTGAAACCCTGCAACGGTGGTTCGGAGTCGGTTTGGTTATCAGCGCGTTGGTCAGCGCAGGCTTGGGTTGGCTAGTCGCGAAAAGTGGGCTGCGTCCCGTCGAGCAGATCACGAAGGTTGCGACGTCCATGTCTGCTAGGTCACTCCAAGAACGCATCCCTCTGGAACCTGTGCCACTTGAACTTCAAGAACTGATCTTGTCCTTCAACGGAATGCTCGCACGCTTGGATGACGCATTCGTTCGCCTATCCAACTTTTCGGCCGACATCGCACACGAGTTAAGAACCCCGGTGAGTAACCTGCTAACGCACACCGAGGTCGTGCTGACCAGGAAACGCGATTTGGACGCGTATGAGGAGAACCTGTACTCGAATCTGGAGGACCTGAAGCGGATGTCCCGCATGATCGATGACATGCTCTTCCTCGCCAAGGCCGACAACGGGCTCATCATTCCTGAGCAGGTCGACATCAAACTTGAAGATCTCGTGTCCAAGCTTTTCGAGTACTACCAATTACTGGCTGAGGATCGAGGAGTACGGCTAAGCCTTCATGGAAGGGGAATCATCACTGGAGACCGTCTGATGATTGATCGAGCTGTCTCCAATATCCTCTCGAACGCCATGCGATACACGCCGGAAGGAAAGGAGATCGCGGTGGAGATCCAGCATTCCGCAGACCAGGTGACACTCACCATCCGAAATAGCGGAGCCACAATTGATTCGCAGCACATCAACAAGATCTTTGATCGTTTCTACCGTGCCGACCCTGCGAGGCGGGAGGGTGGTCCCAACAATGCAGGGCTCGGTCTTGCGATCACCCGTTCCATTGTAGAAGCACACAAAGGTAGAGTCTGGTGCACCTCATCTGAAGGTTTGACCGCCTTTCACTTTGCTTTTCCCGCCGATCAACAGGAAGCGGCCGGGTAG
- a CDS encoding heavy metal response regulator transcription factor, which yields MKLLVAEDEPKAGAYLQQGLAEAGFTVDRVLSGTDALQHALSESYDLLILDVMMPGLDGWEVLRMVRAAGKDVPVLFLTARDGVDDRVKGLELGADDYLIKPFAFSELLARVRTLLRRGISSSAQTTMKMADLEVDLLKRRATRNGKRIDLTAKEFSLLELLMRRRGEVLPKSLIASQVWDMNFDSDTNVIEVAIRRLRAKIDDDFAPKLIHTARGMGYMMDTTE from the coding sequence ATGAAACTACTCGTAGCTGAGGATGAGCCAAAAGCCGGAGCCTACTTGCAGCAGGGCCTCGCAGAGGCAGGTTTTACTGTTGATCGTGTCCTCTCGGGTACCGACGCCCTTCAACATGCACTGAGCGAAAGCTACGACCTACTGATTCTCGATGTGATGATGCCGGGGCTAGATGGCTGGGAAGTCCTGCGGATGGTTCGCGCGGCAGGTAAAGACGTCCCTGTCTTGTTCCTGACGGCTCGTGATGGCGTAGACGATAGAGTGAAAGGCCTTGAGCTAGGGGCCGACGATTACCTCATAAAACCATTCGCATTCTCAGAGCTACTCGCTCGGGTCCGTACGCTACTGCGCCGGGGCATCAGCTCGTCAGCTCAAACCACCATGAAAATGGCGGATCTTGAGGTTGACCTTCTCAAGCGGCGTGCCACTCGAAACGGCAAGCGAATTGATCTGACAGCAAAGGAGTTTTCACTTCTAGAGCTTCTGATGCGGCGTCGCGGTGAAGTGCTGCCCAAATCCCTAATTGCATCCCAAGTGTGGGACATGAATTTCGACAGCGACACCAATGTGATCGAGGTGGCGATTCGGCGGCTGCGGGCAAAGATTGATGACGACTTTGCTCCGAAGCTCATTCACACAGCCCGAGGCATGGGCTACATGATGGATACAACTGAGTGA
- a CDS encoding co-regulatory protein PtrA N-terminal domain-containing protein produces the protein MKSLKPVLLATAMLLSSTVFAEGGSDRALERIQLLRDQAEAVLVKAEKADLGQRHVHMKEHMAMLQDLMSQLHQDHPKAGMTKDEHLAWMEKHDKMVDEVLGQMVREHKLMMADKECHP, from the coding sequence GTGAAATCGCTCAAACCAGTGCTTCTTGCTACAGCTATGCTGCTGTCTTCAACTGTGTTCGCTGAAGGTGGAAGCGACCGTGCGCTCGAAAGAATCCAGTTACTTCGGGACCAGGCCGAGGCCGTACTGGTAAAAGCGGAGAAAGCTGACCTCGGCCAACGGCATGTACACATGAAAGAGCACATGGCCATGTTGCAGGACTTGATGAGCCAGCTGCATCAAGACCATCCCAAAGCAGGCATGACAAAGGATGAACATCTAGCGTGGATGGAGAAACACGACAAGATGGTGGATGAGGTCCTTGGTCAAATGGTCCGTGAGCACAAGCTAATGATGGCGGACAAGGAGTGTCATCCATAA
- a CDS encoding co-regulatory protein PtrA N-terminal domain-containing protein, with the protein MNLIKTLVMMVTFGMSSLALAEGGADRIFARMEAARQTSVSTNQLAQQKKDQAPVAAEIHKQAKHESC; encoded by the coding sequence ATGAACTTGATCAAAACGCTCGTGATGATGGTCACCTTTGGCATGTCTAGCCTTGCTCTGGCTGAAGGCGGTGCCGACCGCATCTTTGCAAGGATGGAGGCAGCCCGGCAGACCTCCGTGAGTACGAATCAGCTTGCACAGCAGAAGAAGGACCAGGCGCCGGTAGCAGCTGAGATTCACAAACAAGCGAAGCATGAGAGCTGCTGA
- a CDS encoding copper resistance system multicopper oxidase, whose translation MQSKTTRRSFVKGLAATGLLGGLGMWRTPVWAVTSPGQPNVLTGTDFDLYIGELPVNITGAARTAMAINGSLPGPILRWREGDTVTLRVRNRLKQDTSIHWHGIILPANMDGVPGLSFHGIAPDGMYEYKFKVHQNGTYWYHSHSGLQEQVGVYGALVIDAKEPEPFTYERDYVVMLSDWTDEDPARVLSKLKKQSDYYNYHKRTVGDFVNDVSEMGWSAAVADRKMWAEMNMSPTDLADVSGYTYTYLMNGHAPGSNWTGIFKPGEKIRLRFINASAMTYFDVRIPGLKMTVVAADGQHVKPVKVDEFRIAVAETYDVIVEPDDAQAYTIFAQTMDRTGYSRGTLAVREGLQAPVPAVDPRPLISMSDMGMDHGDMGGMDHGSTQGGMPGMAGMDHSKMAGMDHSSMAGMDHSKMAGMDHSSMAGMDHSKMAGMDHSSMAGMDHSKMADMDHSSMSGMRGAMQTHPDSETNNPLVDMQTMSPTPKLSDPGIGLRNNGRRVLTYADLRSTFIDPDGREPGRTIELHLTGHMEKFSWSFDGIKFSDAEPLRLKYGERLRLTLVNDTMMTHPIHLHGMWSDLEDEDGNFMVRKHTIDMPPGSKRSYRVTADALGRWAYHCHLLLHMEMGMFREVRVDE comes from the coding sequence ATGCAAAGCAAAACCACGAGACGATCCTTCGTCAAAGGCCTGGCCGCTACTGGACTACTTGGTGGATTGGGCATGTGGCGCACGCCGGTCTGGGCCGTGACCAGCCCTGGCCAACCTAATGTGCTGACAGGCACCGATTTTGATCTGTACATCGGTGAGCTGCCGGTCAACATCACCGGAGCGGCTCGTACGGCAATGGCGATCAACGGCTCGCTGCCTGGACCAATTCTTCGGTGGCGCGAAGGTGACACTGTCACGCTCCGAGTTCGCAACCGCTTGAAGCAGGATACTTCCATCCATTGGCACGGCATCATCCTGCCGGCGAACATGGATGGTGTGCCTGGCCTGAGCTTCCATGGCATCGCACCTGATGGCATGTATGAGTACAAGTTCAAGGTCCATCAGAACGGGACCTACTGGTACCACAGCCATTCTGGGCTACAGGAACAAGTCGGGGTGTACGGTGCATTGGTCATCGATGCAAAGGAGCCCGAGCCGTTCACCTATGAACGGGATTACGTGGTCATGCTTAGCGACTGGACCGATGAGGACCCTGCCAGAGTTCTGTCCAAGCTCAAGAAGCAGTCGGACTATTACAACTACCACAAACGCACGGTTGGCGATTTCGTCAACGACGTAAGCGAGATGGGATGGTCAGCTGCCGTGGCGGACCGGAAAATGTGGGCTGAGATGAACATGAGCCCAACCGATCTGGCTGATGTGAGCGGCTATACCTACACCTATCTCATGAATGGCCACGCCCCGGGCAGCAACTGGACGGGCATCTTCAAGCCGGGCGAAAAGATCCGGTTGCGCTTTATCAACGCCTCGGCCATGACGTACTTCGATGTGCGGATTCCCGGTTTGAAAATGACTGTGGTCGCAGCCGACGGACAGCATGTCAAACCGGTGAAGGTCGATGAGTTTCGAATAGCGGTTGCAGAAACTTACGATGTAATCGTCGAGCCGGATGACGCGCAGGCTTATACCATTTTCGCGCAAACCATGGATCGCACAGGGTACTCCAGGGGCACATTGGCCGTACGTGAAGGTTTGCAAGCTCCCGTGCCAGCAGTTGATCCGCGTCCTCTCATCTCGATGAGCGATATGGGCATGGATCACGGCGATATGGGCGGAATGGATCACGGGTCAACGCAGGGCGGTATGCCTGGCATGGCCGGCATGGATCACAGCAAGATGGCTGGGATGGACCATAGCAGCATGGCCGGCATGGATCACAGCAAGATGGCTGGGATGGACCATAGCAGCATGGCCGGCATGGATCACAGCAAGATGGCTGGGATGGACCATAGCAGCATGGCCGGCATGGACCACAGCAAGATGGCCGACATGGATCACAGCAGCATGTCTGGAATGCGCGGAGCCATGCAGACTCACCCAGATTCGGAGACCAACAACCCCTTGGTCGACATGCAGACGATGTCGCCGACGCCTAAGTTGAGCGATCCAGGAATCGGACTGCGCAACAATGGACGCCGTGTCCTGACGTATGCGGATCTGCGAAGCACTTTCATTGATCCAGACGGCCGAGAGCCTGGTCGCACTATCGAACTACACCTCACCGGACATATGGAAAAGTTCTCATGGTCTTTTGATGGGATTAAGTTTTCTGATGCAGAGCCCCTGCGCCTCAAGTATGGCGAGCGTCTTCGCCTCACTTTGGTCAACGACACCATGATGACTCATCCCATCCATCTCCACGGCATGTGGAGCGACCTGGAGGACGAGGACGGTAACTTCATGGTGCGCAAACACACTATCGACATGCCTCCTGGCTCAAAACGAAGTTATCGCGTGACTGCCGATGCTTTAGGGCGATGGGCCTATCACTGCCACTTACTGCTCCACATGGAAATGGGCATGTTCCGAGAAGTCCGTGTGGACGAATAA
- a CDS encoding copper resistance protein B: protein MTNRLARPSLLALAVSLSALNGAPSFAAEEMDHSAMGHGSMQTDPASSQSAMQGMDHSQMGASKQPKKATSVDHSKMDHSSMQGSKDSMDHSKMGHGSMEGMDHGAMDHSKMDHGSANAPTATSRTPIPVLTDADRNAAFPPLGGHEVHDSGINSFFLLDQLEYQDADEGSTLAWDASGWVGGDINRLWIRSEGERTNGVTEDAELQLLYGRSIGPWWDVVAGVRQDFKPESPQTWAAFGIQGMALYEFEAEATAFIGENGQSAARLEGEYDILLTNRLILQPTAEANFYGKNDPARGVGSGLANTEVGLRLRYELVRQFAPYIGVTWSRSYGKTADLIREEDGDVDEARFVAGIRMWF, encoded by the coding sequence ATGACCAATAGGCTGGCACGACCATCGCTCTTGGCATTGGCTGTGTCCCTCAGCGCACTGAATGGTGCGCCTAGCTTTGCGGCTGAAGAAATGGACCATTCAGCGATGGGGCATGGGTCTATGCAAACGGATCCAGCCTCTTCACAAAGCGCGATGCAGGGAATGGACCACAGCCAGATGGGGGCAAGCAAGCAGCCGAAAAAGGCCACTTCTGTTGATCACAGCAAGATGGATCATAGCTCCATGCAGGGAAGCAAGGACTCCATGGACCATAGCAAGATGGGCCATGGGAGCATGGAAGGTATGGATCACGGAGCCATGGATCATTCGAAGATGGACCACGGTTCTGCTAATGCCCCCACGGCGACCAGTCGTACTCCGATTCCTGTACTGACTGATGCGGACCGAAACGCGGCGTTTCCTCCACTGGGCGGTCATGAAGTTCACGATAGCGGTATCAACAGCTTCTTCTTGTTGGATCAGCTTGAGTACCAGGACGCAGACGAAGGCAGCACGCTGGCTTGGGATGCTTCGGGATGGGTTGGGGGCGACATCAACCGGCTATGGATCCGTTCTGAGGGCGAGCGCACAAATGGCGTTACCGAGGATGCCGAGCTCCAGCTTTTATACGGGCGCTCAATCGGTCCTTGGTGGGATGTGGTTGCTGGGGTTCGCCAGGATTTCAAACCAGAATCTCCCCAGACATGGGCAGCTTTCGGTATTCAGGGCATGGCGCTGTACGAATTCGAAGCTGAAGCTACCGCTTTCATTGGTGAGAATGGTCAGAGCGCCGCACGGCTGGAAGGCGAATACGACATCCTCCTGACTAATCGCCTGATCCTGCAGCCTACCGCAGAAGCTAATTTCTATGGCAAAAACGATCCTGCGCGTGGCGTAGGTTCCGGTCTCGCCAACACCGAAGTTGGACTGCGCTTACGATATGAGCTCGTTCGCCAATTTGCACCCTACATAGGCGTCACCTGGAGCCGCTCCTACGGCAAAACTGCAGACCTGATTCGCGAAGAAGATGGGGATGTGGATGAAGCCCGATTCGTTGCTGGCATTCGGATGTGGTTTTGA
- a CDS encoding c-type cytochrome, translated as MKKTITTLVAAGALGSAAVLGVAYFGLVNVGADDPHFPAVHAFLSMARDRSIEVRARDIEVPNLKDETLIRTGAGNYNAMCIGCHLAPGVDKTELSQALYPSPPNLTKIGLDDGPAAAFWTIKHGIKATGMPAWGKSMGDQYIWGIVAFLDQLPQMNAEQYKALVATSGGHQHGGGESEMHNHEGQHGGNKPGHHSKPASTGGHHDMGQAEAHHSPSADPASAKPDTDHHGGHDAAEADSDHHSKPTPKTHTHSDGKEHPHES; from the coding sequence ATGAAGAAAACAATTACAACGCTTGTGGCAGCAGGCGCCTTGGGTAGTGCGGCTGTTCTGGGGGTCGCGTATTTCGGCCTGGTCAACGTTGGTGCTGATGATCCTCACTTTCCGGCAGTCCATGCATTCCTCTCCATGGCGCGGGATCGCTCTATCGAGGTTCGCGCACGAGATATCGAGGTACCGAATCTAAAGGATGAAACCCTGATTCGTACTGGCGCCGGGAACTACAATGCCATGTGTATTGGCTGTCATCTCGCCCCAGGGGTTGATAAGACTGAGCTCAGCCAAGCACTGTATCCGTCTCCTCCCAACCTCACCAAGATTGGCCTAGACGATGGTCCCGCCGCTGCGTTCTGGACCATTAAACATGGTATCAAGGCCACCGGCATGCCTGCTTGGGGCAAGAGCATGGGTGATCAATATATCTGGGGCATTGTCGCATTTCTGGACCAACTACCGCAGATGAACGCTGAGCAGTACAAAGCGCTGGTAGCAACCAGTGGCGGGCACCAGCACGGCGGTGGGGAAAGTGAGATGCACAATCATGAAGGTCAGCATGGCGGGAATAAGCCTGGCCACCACAGCAAGCCTGCCTCCACAGGAGGCCATCACGATATGGGGCAAGCAGAGGCGCATCATTCACCTTCCGCTGATCCCGCCAGCGCCAAGCCTGACACCGACCATCACGGCGGTCATGACGCGGCCGAAGCTGATAGTGATCATCACTCCAAGCCGACTCCGAAGACTCATACGCACAGTGATGGAAAGGAGCATCCCCATGAAAGTTAA
- a CDS encoding DUF411 domain-containing protein, with amino-acid sequence MKVKSRFLRLTALAAFLTLPPVYAAVPTAIDVHRDANCGCCTKWVAYMEQNGFKVIDHVETDMSAVKQNLGVVPRLASCHTAVIDGKFVEGHVPAEQVRELAKRSDLLGIAVPGMPAGSPGMEVDGVTHAYQVIGLTKSGGDEVVAEYPGH; translated from the coding sequence ATGAAAGTTAAAAGCCGCTTCCTGAGGTTGACCGCCCTTGCTGCATTTCTCACGCTACCGCCAGTTTACGCAGCCGTGCCAACCGCGATCGATGTGCACCGAGATGCAAACTGCGGGTGCTGTACAAAGTGGGTTGCATACATGGAACAGAATGGTTTCAAGGTCATCGATCACGTTGAAACCGATATGAGTGCTGTAAAGCAGAATCTCGGGGTCGTGCCACGTTTAGCGTCCTGTCACACCGCAGTGATCGACGGAAAGTTTGTTGAGGGGCATGTCCCAGCTGAACAAGTTCGAGAGCTGGCAAAGCGAAGTGACCTGCTTGGCATTGCCGTGCCAGGGATGCCCGCAGGCTCTCCAGGGATGGAAGTGGATGGTGTTACGCATGCTTATCAGGTCATCGGCCTCACCAAGAGCGGAGGTGATGAAGTGGTTGCAGAATATCCAGGCCACTAA
- a CDS encoding DUF2790 domain-containing protein → MRIFKGIAALLILTASSTALAEGGSDRLHGKMIQANEQAMRAYAAANGKKPPEVTHYRYGMKLDIAKVISMTSNRGTCDVMPAQMTYEDSTGKLNILEYRTAGIGCRGQS, encoded by the coding sequence ATGAGAATTTTTAAAGGAATTGCCGCTTTGCTGATCCTGACCGCATCCTCGACCGCATTGGCTGAGGGCGGATCCGACCGATTGCACGGAAAGATGATTCAGGCGAATGAACAAGCTATGCGCGCTTATGCCGCTGCCAATGGAAAAAAACCACCAGAGGTAACCCACTATCGCTACGGGATGAAACTCGACATTGCGAAAGTGATCAGTATGACCTCGAACCGGGGTACCTGTGACGTGATGCCGGCGCAAATGACCTATGAAGACTCGACTGGAAAGCTCAACATTCTTGAGTACCGCACAGCCGGCATAGGTTGCCGCGGTCAGAGTTGA
- a CDS encoding Fic family protein: protein MALTPLITQDRIPGDLQDVVVEIMRLDAALRINVPPPLRLPLMEHLHKVNSYYSNKIEGNSALPADVLSTHEMPTDVKVANELEKIKCHIEAQKRLADDPIADSLICTRDAVARMHRELYKGIPDVLLDMKVNDDGESIRMVPGQFRDRGVRVGKHIPPTAEKLMSYMNWFETAYRLDRHHGISPILAAAAAHHRLMWIHPFVDGNGRTGRLFTDQYLKASGLGGSDLWSMSRGFGRNAEAYYAALNAADHVRKGDFDGRGELSDAGLLKFTRYFVETALDQVNYFSSILEPRMLNQRIDNYFQQRHQEAFYTIKGEVLPEFSIKACELYKDLLCHGDQSNDAIQIKMGLSESTTRTLLSQMADEGLIKWEGLKSVSLSLSPYSIEFLFPSLW, encoded by the coding sequence ATGGCACTTACTCCCCTCATCACTCAAGACCGTATCCCAGGTGACCTACAGGATGTGGTCGTTGAGATCATGCGGCTCGACGCAGCACTTCGCATCAACGTCCCCCCACCGCTACGGCTCCCTCTGATGGAGCATCTTCATAAGGTAAACTCGTATTACAGCAACAAAATTGAGGGCAACTCCGCTCTACCGGCAGACGTGTTAAGCACCCATGAAATGCCAACCGACGTCAAAGTCGCAAATGAGTTAGAGAAGATTAAATGCCACATTGAAGCGCAGAAACGCCTGGCGGATGACCCGATCGCAGATTCGCTAATCTGTACCAGGGACGCAGTCGCACGTATGCACCGGGAGCTCTACAAAGGCATACCCGACGTGCTACTGGACATGAAAGTCAACGACGATGGTGAGAGCATCCGTATGGTCCCGGGGCAGTTCAGGGATCGGGGTGTTAGGGTCGGCAAGCACATCCCGCCAACTGCCGAGAAACTTATGTCCTACATGAATTGGTTCGAAACCGCCTACCGGTTGGACCGGCACCACGGCATCTCACCAATTCTGGCTGCTGCAGCTGCGCATCACCGACTGATGTGGATTCACCCATTCGTGGATGGTAATGGCCGCACAGGTCGCCTATTCACCGACCAGTATCTCAAGGCCAGTGGTCTGGGTGGTTCAGACTTGTGGTCAATGTCCCGTGGCTTCGGCCGCAACGCCGAGGCGTACTATGCAGCGCTGAATGCTGCTGACCATGTTCGCAAAGGCGATTTCGACGGACGTGGCGAGCTCTCCGATGCAGGGTTGCTGAAATTCACTCGCTACTTCGTCGAGACCGCTCTCGATCAGGTGAATTATTTCAGCTCCATACTAGAACCACGGATGCTGAATCAGCGGATCGACAACTACTTCCAACAGCGGCATCAGGAAGCTTTCTACACCATAAAAGGTGAGGTGTTGCCGGAGTTCAGCATCAAGGCTTGCGAACTCTACAAGGATTTGCTGTGCCACGGTGATCAGTCGAACGACGCTATCCAAATCAAAATGGGCTTAAGCGAAAGTACAACCCGAACCCTTCTTTCGCAGATGGCCGACGAGGGGTTGATCAAATGGGAGGGACTCAAGTCGGTTTCTCTAAGCCTCTCCCCTTACTCTATCGAGTTCCTGTTCCCGTCCCTCTGGTAA
- a CDS encoding transmembrane anchor protein, translated as MFNTPLPTASELPSSRQLVRSTVIALATALGLLVTVVMPSEYAIDPTGVGRALGLTQMGELKISLAQEALADAAPPQPTAAISTSVVAPAPQPVAQVQPMATPTAQPTTAAPAAKTDYMTLTLKPGEGREIKLEMRKGSTASYEWTATGPVNHDTHGETYNAAQGDFHSYSKAKQVKGDTGEITALFDGTHGWFWRNRTNSEVTVSLKTSGDYLSVKK; from the coding sequence ATGTTCAATACCCCGCTTCCAACTGCAAGTGAACTGCCCAGCAGCCGTCAGCTCGTCCGTTCCACCGTGATCGCTTTGGCAACTGCCTTGGGTCTGCTGGTGACGGTGGTGATGCCTTCGGAATACGCCATTGATCCCACTGGGGTCGGTCGAGCTTTGGGGCTGACACAAATGGGTGAGCTGAAAATCAGCTTGGCGCAAGAGGCATTGGCCGATGCTGCGCCGCCACAACCAACCGCTGCTATTTCCACGTCCGTGGTCGCCCCAGCGCCGCAACCAGTGGCTCAAGTGCAGCCTATGGCCACCCCGACTGCACAACCCACCACAGCAGCACCTGCGGCAAAAACGGACTACATGACCTTGACGCTCAAGCCAGGCGAAGGCCGAGAAATCAAGCTGGAGATGCGCAAAGGCAGTACAGCCAGCTACGAGTGGACCGCGACTGGCCCGGTCAACCATGACACTCATGGAGAGACCTACAACGCAGCCCAAGGCGACTTCCACAGCTACAGCAAAGCCAAGCAGGTAAAGGGCGACACAGGAGAGATCACTGCTCTATTTGACGGCACCCATGGTTGGTTCTGGCGTAACCGCACCAACAGCGAGGTGACCGTCTCGTTGAAAACCTCTGGCGACTATCTCTCTGTCAAAAAGTAA
- a CDS encoding HupE/UreJ family protein: MHLHPTSGGDVFAMRPHRPLLLLFLLVASLCLGMPEALAHAVAEGDKGFIQESSGVMLLPFIYMGAKHMMTGYDHLLFLFGVIFFLYRMKDVGLYVTLFAAGHSVTLLLGVLTEINISSYVIDAIIGFSVVYKALDNLGAFQRWFGFQPNTKVATLVFGLLHGFGLATKIQEYEISSDGLIPNLIAFNVGVEIGQLLALGSILILIGYWRRTASFWRHAYIANVAMMSAGFLLMGYQLTGLLVSS, encoded by the coding sequence ATGCACTTGCACCCAACAAGTGGCGGGGATGTGTTCGCTATGCGCCCACATCGACCGCTATTGCTGCTCTTTTTACTTGTCGCATCGCTTTGTTTAGGCATGCCCGAGGCGTTGGCTCATGCCGTCGCCGAGGGGGATAAAGGCTTTATTCAGGAAAGCTCGGGCGTGATGCTCTTGCCGTTCATCTACATGGGCGCCAAGCACATGATGACGGGGTACGACCACCTGTTGTTTCTGTTCGGGGTGATCTTCTTCCTGTACCGAATGAAGGATGTCGGGCTCTACGTAACGCTGTTTGCCGCCGGGCATTCGGTCACCCTGTTACTAGGCGTGCTCACGGAAATCAACATCAGCTCGTATGTCATCGACGCCATCATCGGTTTCTCCGTGGTGTACAAGGCGCTCGACAACCTGGGCGCGTTTCAACGCTGGTTTGGCTTCCAGCCGAACACCAAGGTAGCCACGCTGGTGTTTGGCCTGCTGCATGGTTTCGGCCTGGCGACTAAGATCCAGGAGTACGAGATCTCTTCAGATGGCCTGATTCCCAATCTGATTGCCTTCAACGTTGGCGTTGAAATCGGTCAGCTGTTGGCGCTTGGCAGCATTCTCATCCTGATCGGCTATTGGCGGCGGACAGCCAGCTTCTGGCGCCATGCCTACATCGCCAATGTCGCCATGATGAGTGCCGGCTTCCTACTTATGGGTTACCAGTTAACCGGCCTGCTTGTTTCCTCGTAA
- a CDS encoding metal-sensing transcriptional repressor, whose product MTEHVHLDAHDHPHGHTHIHQSHEAIIKRLKRADGHLRSIIAMIEEGRECVDIAQQLHAVEKAVCQAKRTLIQDHIDHCLEDTVVALSNGDRSSLEEFKQITKYL is encoded by the coding sequence ATGACTGAGCATGTGCACCTCGATGCCCATGACCACCCACATGGTCATACACATATCCATCAAAGCCACGAAGCGATCATCAAGCGCCTCAAGCGTGCGGACGGCCACTTGCGAAGCATCATTGCGATGATCGAGGAGGGCCGTGAGTGCGTCGACATCGCACAGCAGCTGCATGCGGTTGAAAAAGCGGTTTGCCAAGCCAAGCGGACGCTCATTCAGGATCACATCGACCACTGCCTGGAAGACACCGTCGTGGCATTGAGTAACGGGGATCGCTCATCGCTTGAAGAATTCAAGCAAATCACCAAGTACCTTTAG